From a region of the Corallococcus coralloides DSM 2259 genome:
- the grxC gene encoding glutaredoxin 3 has product MLEVVVYMKRTCPYSRQAMDLLNEKGCEFQKVDVAADEARHEEMMRRCGRQTVPQIFIAGRHVGGCDDLYDLEARGELDALLGREAQDSASP; this is encoded by the coding sequence ATGCTCGAGGTCGTCGTCTACATGAAGCGCACCTGCCCCTATTCGCGGCAGGCCATGGACCTGCTCAACGAGAAGGGCTGCGAGTTCCAGAAGGTGGATGTCGCCGCGGACGAAGCGCGACACGAAGAGATGATGCGGCGCTGCGGTCGTCAGACCGTGCCCCAGATCTTCATCGCGGGCCGTCATGTCGGCGGCTGCGATGACCTGTATGACCTGGAGGCTCGCGGGGAACTGGATGCGCTCCTCGGCCGGGAGGCCCAGGACTCCGCTTCCCCCTGA
- a CDS encoding heparan-alpha-glucosaminide N-acetyltransferase domain-containing protein — protein sequence MQREQVPGARSASGRLEAVDAMRGTVMLLVFLSHFADAYLYPLGGEAAHLRERLNLLTRLATPGFMVISGLMLGLLYARSRDFGPLRTRLQRRGLFLLTAGHLLIVPTYHFWPDEPWVLLRALPVTDTLAVALLVGPWMVTRLNGRARAVLGLGLFALSWAVSLCWWPEWVVARAFKEVFFGQRDLSVLLSGFPVVPWLGVYLVGSMFGEWLGTWGRADVKGVGRRFELVGLGIAMGGAGLVVLHIAVHHLWHGAGFDTLMALTSQAQKYPPGPAYVALYGGTALALLGLLMRAEQAGYLSRYLRAASVVGRHSLLAFVVQFYVYYAGLYLLRLHYTPLWPLLFVFTAGLQWCALYAWDLRGRAREASARLPATVPVSGVR from the coding sequence ATGCAGCGCGAGCAGGTGCCAGGGGCGAGGTCCGCCTCGGGGCGGCTGGAAGCGGTGGATGCCATGCGGGGCACGGTGATGTTGCTCGTGTTCCTCTCGCATTTCGCGGACGCATATCTCTATCCACTGGGCGGTGAGGCCGCGCATCTGCGCGAGCGGCTCAACCTGCTGACGCGGCTGGCCACGCCCGGCTTCATGGTCATCAGCGGCCTGATGCTGGGGCTCCTGTACGCGCGCAGCCGAGACTTCGGCCCGCTGCGCACGCGGCTCCAGCGCCGGGGCCTGTTCCTGCTCACCGCGGGCCACCTGCTCATCGTGCCCACGTACCACTTCTGGCCGGACGAGCCGTGGGTCCTGCTGCGAGCCCTGCCGGTGACGGACACCCTCGCGGTGGCGCTGCTCGTGGGGCCCTGGATGGTGACGCGGCTGAATGGACGGGCCCGCGCGGTGCTGGGGCTGGGGTTGTTCGCGCTGAGCTGGGCGGTGAGCCTGTGCTGGTGGCCGGAGTGGGTCGTGGCGCGCGCGTTCAAGGAGGTCTTCTTCGGTCAGCGCGACCTGTCCGTGCTGCTCTCCGGCTTTCCGGTGGTGCCGTGGCTGGGCGTGTACCTGGTGGGCAGCATGTTCGGTGAGTGGCTGGGGACGTGGGGCCGCGCGGACGTGAAGGGCGTGGGGCGCCGCTTCGAACTCGTGGGCCTGGGCATCGCCATGGGCGGCGCTGGGCTGGTGGTGCTCCACATCGCGGTGCACCACCTGTGGCACGGCGCGGGCTTCGACACGCTGATGGCGCTCACGTCGCAGGCGCAGAAGTACCCGCCGGGGCCCGCCTATGTCGCGCTCTATGGCGGCACGGCGCTCGCGCTGCTGGGGCTCTTGATGCGCGCCGAGCAGGCCGGATACCTGTCGCGTTACCTGCGCGCGGCGAGCGTCGTCGGCCGGCACTCGCTGCTCGCGTTCGTGGTCCAGTTCTACGTGTACTACGCAGGCCTGTACCTCCTGCGGCTGCACTACACGCCGCTGTGGCCGCTGCTGTTCGTGTTCACCGCTGGGCTCCAGTGGTGTGCCCTCTATGCGTGGGACCTGCGCGGACGTGCCCGGGAGGCCAGCGCGCGCCTGCCCGCGACCGTGCCCGTGTCTGGCGTCCGCTGA
- a CDS encoding U32 family peptidase: MSPRRPEILAPAGDLESLRAALASGADAVYFGLDEGFNARARAENFSLERLPETVGLIHRAGARAYVTLNTLVFEPELPVVEHLLRGVAKAGVDALIVQDPAVALLARAICPQLELHASTQMTLSSAEGARFATGLGFTRMVVPRELSVAEIRRLASQTDIELEVFIHGALCMSWSGQCLTSEAWGGRSANRGQCAQSCRLPYDLVVDGETRDLGEVKYLLSPKDLAGVRAVPELADIGVHSLKIEGRLKGPAYVSSTVQGYRRWLDGVMAGKPDSVRLAKDLAEMSLSYSRGFSHGFLAGSDHQTLVEGRFPKHRGLYLGRVHAVSGKDVLVVPGDRPWTGALGLGDERPEAPAGNVSAPLTGEPDPADVDPRPGMGVVFDAGAPEDKHEPGGPIFRVEREGDAWVLGFGHPGPDLGRVAPGQRVWLNSDPALARRTGDLLAEGEPEGRIPLSLWVSGSEGTPLRVRMSTARFTREATGTTLLAPSRGAGVDAALLKDKLAALGGTSFHLAELDASGLAPGLHLPVSELKALRRQLVAELTADVERGPARTVSTEAVEAGVRQDLLAKVASRPAEEAPRLLPLCRNDAQLEAVIAAGLREVELDWMEMVGLQKAVERARAAGLRVTIATVRVQKPGEEGYDTRLDRLRPDAVLVRHWGAMMHFLEQPAGASRPVLHGDFSLNVTNSLTAAHLLSLGLDTLTVSHDLDSEQLFALLEQAPAHRFAVALHHHIATFHTEHCVYSHTLSNGRDYKTCGRPCEKHAIALKDRLGLEHPVIVDVGCRNTVFNAQAQSAASLVPRLLERGVRRFRVEFVRETREEATRVLGAYQELLAGRLSPAEAVKRAAVHEQFGVTRGTMQVLKHPAANAR, encoded by the coding sequence ATGTCTCCCCGACGCCCCGAAATCCTCGCCCCCGCTGGTGACCTGGAGTCGTTGCGTGCCGCCCTCGCCAGTGGCGCGGACGCCGTCTACTTCGGGCTCGATGAAGGCTTCAACGCGCGAGCCCGCGCGGAGAACTTCTCGCTCGAGCGGTTGCCTGAGACGGTGGGGCTCATCCACCGGGCGGGCGCGCGGGCCTACGTGACGCTGAACACGCTGGTGTTCGAGCCGGAGCTCCCGGTGGTGGAGCACCTGTTGCGCGGCGTGGCAAAGGCAGGCGTGGACGCGCTCATCGTGCAGGACCCGGCGGTGGCGCTGCTCGCGCGGGCCATCTGCCCCCAACTGGAGCTGCACGCGTCCACGCAGATGACGCTGTCCAGCGCGGAAGGGGCGCGGTTCGCCACGGGCCTGGGCTTCACGCGCATGGTGGTGCCGCGCGAGCTGTCGGTGGCGGAGATCCGCCGGCTGGCGTCGCAGACGGACATCGAGCTGGAGGTCTTCATCCACGGCGCGCTCTGCATGTCGTGGAGCGGCCAATGCCTCACGAGCGAAGCGTGGGGTGGCCGGTCCGCCAACCGCGGCCAGTGCGCGCAGTCGTGCCGGCTGCCGTACGACCTGGTGGTGGACGGCGAGACGCGCGACCTGGGCGAGGTGAAGTACCTGCTCAGCCCCAAGGACCTGGCGGGCGTGCGCGCGGTGCCGGAGCTGGCGGACATTGGCGTGCACAGCCTGAAGATTGAAGGCCGGCTCAAGGGTCCGGCGTACGTCTCCAGCACGGTGCAGGGCTACCGCCGCTGGCTGGACGGCGTGATGGCTGGCAAGCCCGACAGCGTGCGGCTGGCGAAGGACCTGGCCGAGATGTCGCTGTCGTACAGCCGGGGCTTCTCCCACGGCTTCCTGGCGGGCTCCGACCACCAGACGCTGGTGGAGGGGCGCTTCCCGAAGCACCGCGGGCTGTACCTGGGCCGGGTGCATGCGGTGTCCGGCAAGGACGTGCTCGTGGTGCCGGGCGACCGGCCGTGGACGGGCGCGCTGGGTCTGGGCGACGAGCGTCCGGAGGCTCCGGCGGGCAACGTGTCCGCGCCGCTCACGGGTGAGCCCGACCCCGCGGACGTGGATCCGCGTCCGGGCATGGGCGTGGTGTTCGACGCGGGCGCGCCGGAGGACAAGCACGAGCCGGGTGGTCCCATCTTCCGCGTGGAGCGCGAGGGTGACGCGTGGGTGCTGGGCTTCGGCCATCCGGGTCCGGACCTGGGCCGCGTGGCGCCGGGCCAGCGCGTGTGGCTGAACAGCGACCCTGCGCTCGCGCGGCGCACGGGCGATTTGCTCGCGGAGGGTGAGCCCGAGGGCCGCATCCCGCTGTCGCTTTGGGTCTCCGGCTCGGAGGGCACGCCGCTGCGCGTGCGGATGAGCACCGCGCGGTTCACGCGCGAGGCGACGGGCACGACGCTGCTCGCGCCGTCGCGGGGCGCGGGTGTGGACGCGGCGCTGCTCAAGGACAAGCTGGCCGCGCTGGGCGGCACGTCGTTCCACCTGGCGGAGCTGGACGCGTCCGGCCTGGCGCCGGGACTGCACCTGCCGGTGTCGGAGCTGAAGGCGCTGCGGCGGCAGCTGGTGGCGGAGCTGACGGCGGACGTGGAGCGCGGCCCCGCGCGGACCGTGAGCACGGAGGCGGTGGAGGCTGGCGTGCGTCAGGACCTGCTGGCGAAGGTGGCTTCGCGGCCGGCGGAGGAGGCGCCCCGGTTGCTGCCGCTGTGCCGCAACGACGCGCAGCTGGAGGCGGTCATCGCCGCGGGCCTGCGCGAGGTGGAGCTGGACTGGATGGAGATGGTGGGGCTCCAGAAGGCGGTGGAGCGGGCACGCGCTGCGGGGCTGCGCGTCACCATCGCCACGGTGCGCGTGCAGAAGCCGGGCGAGGAGGGCTACGACACGCGCCTGGACCGGCTGCGCCCGGACGCGGTGCTGGTGCGCCACTGGGGCGCGATGATGCATTTCCTGGAGCAGCCGGCGGGAGCTTCGCGGCCGGTGCTGCACGGGGACTTCTCGCTGAACGTCACGAACTCACTGACGGCGGCGCACCTGTTGAGCCTGGGGCTGGACACGCTGACGGTGTCGCACGACCTGGATTCGGAGCAGTTGTTCGCGCTCTTGGAGCAGGCGCCGGCGCACCGGTTCGCGGTGGCGCTGCACCACCACATCGCGACGTTCCACACGGAGCACTGCGTGTATTCACACACGCTGTCCAACGGGCGCGACTACAAGACCTGCGGGCGGCCGTGTGAGAAGCACGCCATCGCGCTGAAGGACCGGCTGGGTTTGGAGCATCCGGTCATCGTGGACGTGGGCTGCCGCAACACGGTGTTCAACGCGCAGGCGCAGAGCGCGGCGTCGCTGGTGCCCCGGCTGCTGGAGCGTGGCGTGCGGCGCTTCCGCGTGGAGTTCGTGCGCGAGACGCGCGAGGAGGCGACTCGGGTCCTGGGCGCGTATCAGGAGCTGCTCGCGGGCAGGCTGTCGCCCGCGGAGGCGGTGAAGCGCGCGGCGGTGCACGAGCAGTTCGGCGTCACGCGCGGCACGATGCAGGTGCTCAAGCACCCGGCGGCGAACGCGCGCTGA
- a CDS encoding queuosine precursor transporter produces MTLDRRIQLFVVLAGLFITSLVVGDIIGVKLFEVHLGPVVAVMSVGMLPFPVTFLLTDILNEFYGKKVARFVTWVGFVMAIFTFVIVALAGQIPWAPMTEAKDYSGTVAASFNNVFGGSQRILVASMVAYLVAQFLDISVFNLLKRVTNNRMLWLRATGSTVVSQLIDTVVVQFVAWTGVLPQEVIFRIIFTSYAVKLLVAIGLTPLVYLGHALVERKLGIAPVVLGEDGEPVNLVTPKSEHPPAAAA; encoded by the coding sequence ATGACCCTGGACCGGCGGATTCAGCTTTTCGTGGTGCTCGCGGGGCTGTTCATCACCTCGCTGGTGGTGGGCGACATCATCGGGGTGAAGCTGTTCGAGGTGCACCTGGGCCCGGTGGTGGCGGTGATGTCGGTGGGGATGTTGCCGTTCCCGGTGACGTTCCTGCTGACGGACATCCTCAACGAGTTCTACGGCAAGAAGGTCGCGCGGTTCGTGACGTGGGTGGGCTTCGTGATGGCCATCTTCACGTTCGTGATTGTCGCGCTGGCGGGCCAGATTCCGTGGGCGCCGATGACGGAGGCCAAGGACTACAGCGGGACGGTGGCGGCGTCGTTCAACAACGTGTTCGGCGGCTCGCAGCGCATCCTGGTGGCGTCGATGGTGGCGTACCTGGTGGCCCAGTTCCTGGACATCTCGGTGTTCAACCTGCTCAAGCGGGTGACGAACAACCGGATGCTGTGGCTGCGCGCCACGGGCTCCACGGTGGTGTCGCAGCTCATCGACACGGTGGTGGTGCAGTTCGTCGCCTGGACGGGCGTGCTGCCGCAAGAGGTCATCTTCCGGATCATCTTCACCTCGTACGCGGTGAAGCTGCTGGTGGCCATTGGCCTGACGCCGCTCGTCTACCTGGGGCACGCGCTGGTGGAGCGCAAGCTGGGCATCGCGCCGGTGGTGCTGGGCGAGGACGGTGAGCCGGTGAACCTCGTGACGCCCAAGTCCGAGCACCCGCCCGCGGCCGCGGCCTGA
- a CDS encoding dihydroneopterin aldolase — MSQEPVWIHPVVTDAQGRPLDVMELRGLTVDVIVGLYNRERVTPQPLRLDVALFLDARQAAVGGRLANTVHYGRLAGELRFLLDACRFELLESAAEAVCRYLLAPPTDAAPHAPLHAATVRVTKPEALTGWAIPSLQVHRTAEEMVYRTDAKPFGHVDVIHEGATYGVYRLRVEPGGSIPPRADGHTEGMELVLGAGLVLQGQPVGRGMAFSGPEVFGHGYDNPTATEQTVLGVYRPRLVLSEADGSGETVPVGPGRLYYLPE; from the coding sequence GTGAGCCAGGAACCCGTGTGGATCCACCCCGTGGTCACCGACGCGCAGGGCCGTCCGCTGGACGTGATGGAGCTGCGCGGGCTCACGGTGGACGTCATCGTGGGCCTCTACAACCGCGAGCGCGTGACGCCGCAGCCGCTGCGGCTGGACGTGGCGCTCTTCCTGGACGCCCGGCAGGCGGCGGTGGGCGGGAGGCTGGCGAACACCGTGCACTACGGGCGCCTGGCTGGAGAGCTGCGCTTCCTCCTGGATGCGTGCCGCTTCGAGCTGTTGGAGTCCGCGGCGGAGGCGGTGTGCCGCTACCTCCTGGCACCGCCCACGGATGCCGCGCCGCACGCGCCGCTGCACGCCGCCACGGTGCGGGTCACCAAGCCGGAGGCGCTGACAGGCTGGGCCATCCCGTCGCTCCAGGTGCACCGCACCGCGGAGGAGATGGTGTACCGGACGGACGCGAAGCCCTTCGGCCACGTGGACGTCATCCACGAAGGCGCGACCTACGGCGTGTACCGGCTGCGGGTGGAGCCGGGAGGCAGCATCCCGCCGCGCGCGGACGGCCACACGGAAGGGATGGAGCTGGTGCTGGGCGCGGGGTTGGTACTTCAGGGACAGCCGGTGGGGCGGGGGATGGCGTTCAGCGGCCCGGAGGTCTTCGGGCACGGCTACGACAACCCGACGGCGACCGAGCAGACGGTATTGGGCGTGTACCGGCCGCGCCTGGTGCTGTCGGAAGCGGATGGCTCCGGGGAGACGGTGCCTGTGGGGCCGGGCAGGCTGTACTACCTGCCCGAATAG
- a CDS encoding SDR family oxidoreductase: MGTAFITGAGVRIGSAVARALGRAGYDLALHANRSMEPLESLAQELRELGRAVTLYSGDLSDAQAVDALGARVREAHPALDVVVHNAGLYERVDFAAVTREQYRRMLAVNVDAPFFLTQALLPSLRAGKDPLVVHLTDIGGERAVSHYSHYSVSKAGLVMLTRALAVELAPHVRVNAISPGVVAFPEHFDEAARKEVLDRVPMGREGSVEDVARTVVFLAREAPYLTGQVIAVDGGRSAQL; the protein is encoded by the coding sequence ATGGGGACCGCATTCATCACGGGCGCGGGCGTGCGCATCGGCAGCGCGGTGGCGCGCGCGCTCGGCCGCGCCGGCTACGACCTGGCGCTTCACGCGAACCGTTCCATGGAGCCGCTGGAGTCGCTGGCGCAGGAACTGCGCGAACTGGGCCGCGCCGTCACGCTGTACAGCGGCGACCTCTCCGACGCGCAGGCCGTGGACGCGCTGGGCGCACGGGTCCGGGAGGCGCACCCCGCGCTGGACGTGGTCGTCCACAACGCGGGGCTCTATGAACGGGTGGACTTCGCGGCCGTGACGCGCGAGCAGTACCGCCGCATGCTCGCGGTGAACGTGGACGCGCCCTTCTTCCTCACGCAGGCGCTGCTGCCGTCGCTGCGCGCGGGGAAGGACCCGCTGGTGGTGCACCTCACCGACATCGGCGGGGAGCGGGCGGTGAGCCACTACTCGCACTATTCGGTGAGCAAGGCGGGGCTCGTGATGCTCACGCGCGCGCTGGCGGTGGAGCTGGCGCCGCACGTGCGCGTCAACGCCATCTCGCCGGGCGTGGTGGCGTTCCCGGAGCACTTCGACGAAGCCGCGCGGAAGGAAGTGCTCGACCGCGTACCCATGGGCCGCGAGGGCAGCGTGGAGGACGTGGCGCGCACGGTGGTGTTCCTCGCGCGCGAGGCGCCGTACCTCACCGGGCAGGTCATCGCCGTGGATGGCGGAAGGAGCGCGCAGCTGTGA
- a CDS encoding class I SAM-dependent methyltransferase, with protein sequence MFHRDGPTFRELARQALTSVEQGYDLLAPKFEHTPFRTPDPVLKAALAHVGPEGSVGSALDVCCGTGAAMRVLRPLCRERVVGFDLSQGMLDEARRRLADAPGSAALDFVRGDALALPFDAAFELITSFGAFGHILEEDEPRLVEGITRALKPGGRFVFVTAQPPSALNPGYWVAKGFNAAMRVRNALWKPPFVMYYLTFLVPRARALLEAAGFDVEVREGDMPEPFGRLVTVIATKR encoded by the coding sequence ATGTTCCACCGCGACGGCCCCACCTTCCGCGAGCTTGCACGGCAGGCCCTCACCTCCGTCGAGCAGGGCTACGACCTGCTCGCGCCCAAGTTCGAGCACACACCGTTCCGCACGCCGGATCCGGTGCTCAAGGCCGCGCTCGCGCACGTGGGCCCCGAAGGCAGCGTGGGCAGCGCGCTGGACGTGTGCTGTGGCACCGGCGCCGCGATGCGCGTGCTGCGCCCGCTGTGCCGTGAGCGCGTCGTCGGGTTCGACCTGAGCCAGGGCATGCTGGATGAAGCGCGGCGCAGGCTCGCGGATGCACCGGGCAGCGCGGCGCTCGACTTCGTCCGGGGCGATGCGCTGGCGCTGCCCTTCGACGCGGCGTTCGAGCTGATCACCAGCTTCGGCGCCTTTGGGCACATCCTGGAGGAGGACGAGCCGCGCCTCGTCGAGGGCATCACGCGGGCGCTGAAGCCCGGAGGCCGCTTCGTCTTCGTCACCGCGCAGCCGCCGTCCGCGCTCAACCCCGGCTACTGGGTGGCGAAGGGCTTCAACGCCGCCATGCGCGTGCGCAACGCGCTCTGGAAGCCGCCGTTCGTCATGTACTACCTGACGTTCCTCGTGCCCCGCGCCCGCGCGCTGCTGGAGGCGGCGGGCTTCGACGTGGAGGTGCGCGAGGGCGACATGCCGGAGCCCTTCGGCCGGCTCGTCACCGTCATCGCCACGAAGCGCTGA
- a CDS encoding GreA/GreB family elongation factor, with protein sequence MSKAFTKEDGGGDEGLTPARPRSTSAEQRYITPEGYRALQEELLELQEPAPRDWPELEAGVRKRERERRARELTAILEDVRVVVPDPSQAGRVFFGAWVVLEDEDGARMRYRIVGPDEADVKAGRLSVESPLARALLGKEAGEAVQVERPRGTVEYEILAVEYAESEATSAAP encoded by the coding sequence ATGTCGAAGGCATTCACCAAGGAAGACGGAGGCGGCGACGAGGGGCTCACCCCCGCGCGTCCCCGGTCGACGTCGGCGGAGCAGCGCTACATCACGCCGGAGGGCTACCGCGCGCTCCAGGAGGAGCTGCTGGAGCTTCAGGAGCCCGCGCCCCGGGACTGGCCGGAGCTGGAAGCGGGCGTGCGCAAGCGCGAGCGGGAGCGCCGGGCGCGCGAGCTCACCGCCATCCTGGAGGATGTGCGGGTGGTGGTGCCGGATCCCTCGCAGGCGGGCCGCGTCTTCTTCGGTGCGTGGGTGGTGCTGGAGGACGAGGACGGCGCGCGCATGCGCTATCGCATCGTCGGTCCGGATGAAGCAGACGTGAAGGCGGGACGGCTGAGTGTGGAGTCCCCGCTGGCGCGCGCGCTCCTGGGCAAGGAGGCCGGCGAGGCCGTGCAGGTGGAGCGCCCGCGCGGCACGGTGGAGTACGAAATCCTCGCGGTGGAGTACGCGGAGTCCGAAGCCACCTCGGCCGCGCCTTGA
- a CDS encoding PilZ domain-containing protein produces MHLPRAVPRFEHRLAVRLRGMLPLYTRDVSASGFCAEMLQPMKAGDLVEGALLLGDEEVPFQARVMWSRRSAGERTRGRCGVRFVTIGEDFQRRLEAFRRLQGRRLIRWFT; encoded by the coding sequence ATGCACCTCCCCCGAGCCGTGCCTCGCTTCGAGCATCGCCTGGCCGTCCGTCTGCGCGGCATGCTGCCGCTCTACACGCGAGATGTGTCGGCGAGCGGCTTCTGCGCGGAGATGCTCCAGCCGATGAAGGCGGGCGATCTCGTGGAAGGCGCGTTGCTGCTGGGGGACGAGGAGGTCCCCTTCCAGGCGCGGGTGATGTGGTCACGCCGCTCCGCCGGGGAGCGCACGCGCGGACGCTGCGGCGTGCGCTTCGTCACCATCGGCGAGGACTTCCAGCGGCGGCTGGAGGCGTTCAGGCGCTTGCAGGGCAGGCGCCTGATTCGCTGGTTCACCTGA
- a CDS encoding DUF4105 domain-containing protein — protein MGWLTVLLLPVSAQAQEPLGHLAVPAFLKKLSPEVVLAERVAALEATSGIVLRGAAARDASLVSDVEAGLAALPPAMRRPPGGRLEFVLHVEPAPLGLGDGTKARPDWSEQREQFHLYRYAPSEERRATLRLSRLTDTEAEQLWRRRAVVHAVMQRWDDARGWSKRPQWRRLDGWLLPFERPLTWKETASITYAGAFSRARGQASASLDLVTFAEELFVPVESLRPDALPEDDQVRCQELSKTRALSEFISEARLGTLPARGDCPAFDTWAEADALSHLEVLLVAATGRQPQSLFGHLLLRPVWREGTTVQGPGFERVVQLVALTGMEEKGLGYLMKGMTGGYSTVFLTGTLGDITHESLELEQRTIRRFRLNLTPGESQRMLERIWELERRGYLGYYFFTDNCAAALLFLLNGSLENGRHVSAPGMLWVLPTATLDTLAKTSVVDANGRKVPLLEHVPDALESTGDRARRALVEEERLLTKLASLLPSTALAPLHHVHRRLQSPEPDARRQAYEQLPHAVTTALDAAPPSAHAETREALHAYVAHAVRVERAAVDQAEGEKLAIERERLVALDLKGQGGAAQGVKDRQLLFEREDAMQRKLAVLDRTALLQQALDTAIKRLPTPDELKALVRAEHTEAAFAAATEAQGALNDGPLADVDPRAFLAKDHEQKVELETTWARGALRESGAARTVVSGGVDFPEVGAARPVVSLRTSAMNEALGDARLHGFQSSSELRVLDGELSVEPRWGVPRILGSRLTLVGYRTLMPELPQQQRSFSDSLGWGAEAKMSTDIDRPLPYRATVEAEALGVVAASERFDTFLAVGLGAQATMAWSPTETVPTVGPRLSLAHRVGLPGPGNSALRLEATYVPSWRTGITPGFTHEADATLQVEWYLGRISRWSVLLTPRAQVHWEGTLASWAGPGRSLASLPEGLARHRLALGVELR, from the coding sequence ATGGGATGGCTCACGGTGCTGCTGTTGCCCGTGAGCGCGCAGGCTCAAGAACCCCTGGGCCACCTGGCGGTGCCGGCGTTCTTGAAGAAGCTGTCCCCGGAGGTCGTCCTGGCCGAACGGGTCGCGGCGCTGGAGGCCACGTCGGGCATCGTCCTGCGTGGTGCCGCGGCGCGGGATGCCTCGCTGGTCTCGGACGTGGAGGCGGGGCTCGCCGCCCTGCCTCCCGCGATGCGCCGTCCACCTGGAGGCCGGTTGGAGTTCGTGCTCCACGTGGAGCCCGCGCCGCTGGGCCTGGGTGACGGCACGAAGGCCCGTCCGGACTGGTCGGAGCAGCGCGAGCAGTTCCACCTCTACCGCTACGCGCCTTCCGAGGAGCGCCGGGCCACGCTGCGTCTGTCACGGCTCACCGACACGGAGGCCGAACAGCTGTGGCGCCGCCGCGCCGTGGTGCACGCCGTGATGCAGCGCTGGGACGACGCGCGCGGCTGGAGCAAGCGTCCCCAGTGGCGCAGGCTGGACGGATGGCTGCTCCCCTTCGAGCGCCCCCTCACGTGGAAGGAGACCGCGAGCATCACCTACGCGGGGGCTTTCAGCCGCGCCCGGGGGCAGGCGAGCGCCTCGCTGGACCTCGTCACGTTCGCGGAGGAGCTGTTCGTCCCCGTGGAGTCCCTGCGCCCGGATGCGTTGCCCGAGGATGATCAGGTGCGCTGTCAGGAGCTGTCCAAGACGCGCGCCCTGTCGGAGTTCATCTCGGAGGCGCGCCTGGGCACGCTGCCCGCGCGGGGAGATTGCCCGGCCTTCGACACGTGGGCGGAAGCGGATGCGCTCTCCCACCTGGAGGTCCTGCTCGTCGCGGCCACGGGCCGTCAGCCCCAGTCCCTCTTCGGCCACCTGCTCCTGCGCCCGGTCTGGCGCGAAGGCACCACGGTGCAGGGCCCCGGCTTCGAGCGCGTCGTGCAACTCGTAGCCCTCACCGGCATGGAGGAGAAGGGCCTGGGCTACCTGATGAAGGGCATGACGGGCGGCTACAGCACCGTCTTCCTCACCGGCACCCTGGGCGACATCACCCACGAGTCGCTGGAGCTGGAGCAGCGCACCATCCGCCGCTTCCGGCTGAACCTCACGCCCGGTGAGTCCCAGCGCATGCTGGAGCGCATCTGGGAGCTCGAGCGTCGCGGCTACCTGGGCTACTACTTCTTCACCGACAACTGCGCCGCCGCGCTGCTCTTCCTCCTCAATGGCTCGCTGGAGAACGGCCGTCACGTGAGCGCGCCCGGCATGCTGTGGGTCCTGCCCACGGCCACGCTGGACACGCTGGCGAAGACGAGCGTCGTGGACGCGAACGGGCGCAAGGTGCCGCTCCTGGAGCACGTCCCGGACGCCCTCGAATCCACGGGAGACCGCGCCCGGCGCGCGCTCGTGGAAGAGGAGCGACTGCTCACGAAGCTGGCCTCCCTGCTTCCGTCCACCGCGCTCGCGCCGCTGCACCACGTGCACCGCCGCCTCCAGTCTCCCGAACCCGACGCGCGCAGGCAGGCCTACGAACAGCTGCCCCACGCCGTGACGACGGCACTCGACGCCGCTCCTCCCTCCGCGCACGCCGAAACCCGCGAGGCCCTGCACGCCTACGTGGCGCACGCGGTGCGGGTGGAGCGCGCGGCGGTGGACCAGGCCGAAGGGGAGAAGCTCGCCATCGAGCGTGAGCGCCTCGTCGCCCTCGACCTGAAGGGGCAGGGCGGCGCCGCCCAGGGCGTCAAGGACCGGCAACTCCTCTTCGAGCGCGAGGACGCGATGCAGCGCAAGCTCGCGGTGCTCGACCGCACGGCCCTGCTCCAGCAGGCCCTGGACACCGCCATCAAGCGGCTGCCCACTCCGGACGAGCTCAAGGCCCTGGTCCGCGCGGAGCACACCGAGGCCGCCTTCGCCGCGGCCACCGAGGCGCAGGGCGCGCTCAACGACGGACCGCTCGCGGACGTGGATCCGCGGGCCTTCCTCGCGAAGGACCATGAACAGAAGGTGGAGCTGGAGACCACCTGGGCCCGGGGCGCGCTGCGCGAATCCGGCGCGGCCCGCACGGTGGTGAGCGGCGGCGTGGACTTCCCGGAGGTGGGCGCCGCGCGGCCGGTGGTGAGCCTGCGCACCTCCGCGATGAACGAGGCCCTGGGCGACGCGCGCCTGCACGGCTTCCAGTCCAGCAGCGAGCTGCGCGTGCTGGACGGAGAGCTGTCGGTGGAGCCGCGCTGGGGCGTGCCGCGCATCCTCGGCTCGCGACTGACGCTGGTGGGCTACCGCACGCTGATGCCCGAACTGCCCCAGCAGCAGCGGTCGTTCTCCGACTCACTGGGCTGGGGCGCGGAGGCGAAGATGTCCACGGACATCGACCGCCCGCTGCCCTACCGCGCGACGGTGGAGGCGGAGGCGCTGGGCGTGGTGGCGGCCTCGGAGCGCTTCGACACCTTCCTCGCGGTGGGGTTGGGCGCCCAGGCCACGATGGCCTGGAGCCCCACGGAGACGGTCCCCACGGTGGGGCCCCGTCTGTCATTGGCCCATCGCGTGGGCCTGCCAGGGCCCGGCAACAGCGCCCTGCGCCTGGAGGCCACGTACGTGCCGTCGTGGCGCACGGGCATCACGCCGGGCTTCACGCACGAGGCGGATGCGACGCTCCAGGTGGAGTGGTACCTGGGGCGCATCTCGCGCTGGAGCGTGCTGCTCACTCCCCGCGCACAGGTCCACTGGGAGGGGACACTTGCGTCGTGGGCAGGTCCCGGGAGAAGTCTCGCGAGCCTTCCGGAAGGGCTGGCGCGACATCGCCTTGCGCTAGGAGTGGAGCTCCGCTGA